From a single Methanofollis sp. W23 genomic region:
- a CDS encoding 30S ribosomal protein S3, producing the protein MAIERKFVSDGVTKARIEQFLNRELKRAGYGGMDIVRTPLGTQITIFAEKPGIVIGKGGKVVRQLTQDLATNFDLDSPQVEVQQVENPNTNAQIMAERLATALERGWYFRKAGSSTIRRVMESGALGCEIVLSGKVTGARSRVQKFIEGHVKHAGEPSETIVEKGFAVAVKKLGTIGVQVMIIPGDAKLPDEFEVLEPKPVAEVTETAEPEVVEDIGEDVDAELEEFEEEVPESAEFVEEEQ; encoded by the coding sequence ATGGCAATAGAGCGTAAGTTTGTGAGTGACGGTGTCACCAAGGCACGCATCGAGCAGTTCCTCAACCGTGAACTCAAGCGCGCCGGCTACGGCGGGATGGACATCGTCCGCACCCCGCTCGGAACGCAGATCACGATCTTCGCCGAGAAGCCCGGGATCGTTATCGGGAAAGGCGGTAAGGTCGTGCGGCAGTTGACCCAGGACCTTGCGACCAACTTCGACCTTGATTCTCCACAGGTCGAGGTGCAGCAGGTCGAGAACCCGAACACCAACGCCCAGATCATGGCCGAGCGTCTTGCTACGGCTCTTGAACGCGGCTGGTACTTCAGGAAGGCTGGTTCGAGCACGATCCGCCGTGTCATGGAGTCCGGTGCACTCGGGTGCGAGATCGTCCTGTCAGGAAAGGTAACCGGGGCCAGGTCAAGGGTCCAGAAGTTCATCGAGGGCCATGTCAAGCACGCCGGCGAACCGAGCGAGACCATCGTCGAGAAGGGTTTTGCCGTGGCCGTCAAGAAACTGGGCACCATCGGGGTCCAGGTCATGATCATCCCTGGCGACGCCAAACTCCCTGACGAGTTCGAAGTGCTTGAGCCCAAACCGGTGGCCGAGGTCACTGAAACGGCAGAGCCAGAAGTCGTCGAGGACATCGGCGAGGATGTCGACGCCGAACTCGAGGAATTCGAGGAAGAGGTTCCAGAATCTGCAGAATTCGTCGAGGAGGAGCAGTAA
- a CDS encoding 50S ribosomal protein L2, whose product MGHRIIQQNRGRGGPTYRAPSHKYKADLKHACPNTETVKGEIVDIEHDPARHAPIARVALEGGKKVYALVTEGMGVGDEISWGPEAGVQNGNTLPLRGIPVGAYICNIEAKPNDGGKFVRSSGVQAMVVGKTTGKVAVQMPSGKQKWFHELCMATIGIVAGGGRSEKPFAKAGNKHYKMKSQAQKWPRSSGVKMNVIDHPFGGGGHQHPGRPKTVSRGTSPGRKVGHIAARRTGKWKK is encoded by the coding sequence ATGGGACATAGAATTATTCAGCAGAACCGCGGCCGGGGTGGCCCGACCTACCGGGCACCATCTCACAAGTACAAGGCCGACCTCAAACACGCCTGTCCGAACACCGAGACGGTGAAGGGCGAGATCGTCGATATCGAGCATGATCCTGCAAGGCATGCCCCGATCGCCCGTGTCGCTCTTGAGGGCGGGAAGAAGGTCTACGCTCTTGTGACTGAGGGTATGGGCGTCGGTGACGAGATCTCCTGGGGGCCAGAGGCCGGTGTCCAGAACGGCAACACCCTGCCCCTGCGGGGGATTCCGGTCGGTGCATATATCTGCAATATCGAGGCAAAGCCGAATGACGGCGGCAAGTTTGTCCGCTCAAGTGGTGTCCAGGCCATGGTCGTCGGCAAGACCACCGGCAAAGTTGCAGTCCAGATGCCCAGCGGCAAGCAGAAGTGGTTCCACGAACTGTGCATGGCCACGATCGGGATCGTGGCAGGCGGGGGACGCAGTGAAAAACCCTTCGCCAAGGCCGGGAACAAGCATTACAAGATGAAATCGCAGGCCCAGAAGTGGCCCAGATCGTCGGGTGTGAAGATGAACGTCATCGACCACCCGTTTGGTGGCGGTGGCCACCAGCACCCGGGCAGGCCGAAGACAGTATCCCGCGGCACCTCTCCAGGCCGCAAAGTGGGGCATATCGCTGCTCGCAGAACTGGGAAATGGAAGAAGTGA
- a CDS encoding 30S ribosomal protein S4e — MSHLKRLTAPMAWQIAKKENTFITRTSPGPHNAAAMPIGVWLRDGMGLARNMKEVKRILHQRDVIVNGKPVTDSKIGLGIFDIISIPKMDKHYRILIDKRGHQVSVEIDAEAAKTRLCKIRNKTIIKGGKVQLNLNYGANVLADNTYKPKDSVVLTIGEGEERFKIVDHFPFAVGNMAMVIGGKHSGRIGSITEIKTVPGSIPNRVILEDENKESFETIEEYIFMIGREASSTTEWGIEA; from the coding sequence ATGTCACATCTGAAGAGACTGACCGCGCCGATGGCCTGGCAGATCGCCAAGAAGGAGAACACGTTCATCACCAGAACCTCCCCTGGCCCGCACAACGCGGCTGCCATGCCGATCGGTGTCTGGCTCAGAGACGGAATGGGCCTGGCCAGGAACATGAAGGAGGTCAAGCGGATCCTCCACCAGCGCGATGTCATCGTCAACGGTAAACCGGTGACCGACTCCAAGATCGGGCTTGGTATCTTTGATATCATCTCCATCCCGAAAATGGACAAGCACTACCGGATCCTGATAGACAAGCGCGGCCACCAGGTCTCGGTCGAGATCGACGCCGAGGCTGCCAAGACCAGGCTCTGCAAGATCAGGAACAAGACGATCATCAAGGGCGGGAAGGTCCAGTTGAACCTCAACTATGGCGCCAACGTCCTTGCCGACAACACCTACAAGCCCAAGGACTCGGTCGTCCTCACCATCGGCGAGGGCGAGGAGCGGTTCAAGATCGTGGACCACTTCCCCTTTGCGGTCGGGAACATGGCAATGGTCATCGGCGGGAAGCACTCGGGCAGGATCGGTTCGATCACCGAGATCAAGACGGTGCCGGGCAGCATCCCGAACCGGGTCATCCTTGAAGACGAGAACAAGGAATCGTTCGAGACGATCGAGGAGTATATCTTCATGATCGGTCGTGAGGCGTCTTCGACCACAGAATGGGGGATTGAGGCCTGA
- a CDS encoding F420-dependent methylenetetrahydromethanopterin dehydrogenase produces the protein MVVKVGIAKLGNIASGVMAELLLDERADREDMQTFMATSGTKLQPEDIDRVVTTMKEWVPDFCIVVSPNGILPGPTGAREQLAEAGIPCIVITDDITGKKDQFAALKESQFGYIIMKADSMIGARREFLDPVEMADFNGNLVKVLALTGAFRKLQLELDKVIDQVKEGKKGADLVLPKLVMNSDKAVAGEFSNPYALAKARAAYEIAQAVAGVNVKGCFMTKGFENYVPIVASAHEMMREAAYLCDEAREIEKAGDGIIRKPHKKDGVIVSKTALISKPE, from the coding sequence ATGGTAGTTAAAGTAGGAATTGCCAAACTGGGTAACATTGCCAGTGGCGTAATGGCAGAGCTCCTCCTTGACGAGCGTGCGGACCGTGAGGACATGCAGACGTTCATGGCGACGAGCGGGACCAAGCTCCAGCCAGAGGACATCGACCGTGTCGTCACCACCATGAAGGAATGGGTGCCAGACTTCTGTATTGTCGTCTCCCCGAACGGTATCCTCCCCGGACCGACCGGCGCCCGTGAGCAGCTTGCTGAGGCAGGCATCCCGTGCATCGTCATCACCGACGACATCACCGGGAAGAAGGACCAGTTCGCCGCCCTGAAGGAGAGCCAGTTCGGCTACATCATCATGAAGGCTGACTCGATGATCGGTGCTCGTCGCGAGTTCCTCGACCCTGTCGAGATGGCCGACTTCAACGGCAACCTCGTCAAGGTGCTCGCCCTCACCGGTGCCTTCCGCAAGCTCCAGCTTGAACTCGACAAGGTCATCGACCAGGTCAAGGAAGGGAAGAAGGGTGCCGACCTCGTGCTCCCGAAGCTTGTCATGAACTCCGACAAGGCTGTCGCCGGCGAGTTCTCGAACCCGTACGCCCTTGCAAAGGCCCGTGCGGCCTACGAGATCGCCCAGGCGGTTGCCGGGGTCAATGTCAAGGGTTGCTTCATGACCAAGGGCTTTGAGAACTACGTCCCGATCGTGGCGTCCGCCCACGAGATGATGCGCGAGGCCGCATATCTCTGTGACGAGGCCCGTGAGATCGAGAAGGCCGGCGACGGCATCATCCGCAAGCCGCACAAGAAGGATGGCGTCATCGTCTCCAAGACGGCGCTCATCTCCAAGCCTGAGTAA
- a CDS encoding 50S ribosomal protein L14, whose protein sequence is MKARMSKIPRAINTGTRLVCADNTGARVVEIVSVVGYHGVRRRQPKLGLGDMATVSVKKGTPDMRRKLLKAVVIRQRKEMRRPNGLRVGFDDNAAVIVDDRGEPKGTEIKGPVAREVAERFPKIGSTATIIV, encoded by the coding sequence ATGAAAGCACGGATGTCCAAGATCCCACGGGCGATCAACACCGGGACCAGACTTGTCTGTGCCGACAACACCGGTGCCAGGGTCGTCGAGATTGTCTCAGTGGTCGGATACCACGGTGTCCGCAGGCGTCAGCCGAAACTGGGTCTCGGTGACATGGCGACAGTCTCGGTCAAGAAGGGTACGCCCGACATGCGGCGCAAACTTCTGAAGGCAGTTGTCATCAGGCAGCGCAAAGAGATGCGCCGCCCGAACGGCCTGCGGGTCGGCTTTGACGACAACGCTGCCGTGATCGTCGACGACCGCGGCGAACCGAAGGGGACCGAGATCAAGGGACCGGTGGCCCGTGAGGTCGCCGAGCGTTTCCCGAAGATCGGGTCCACCGCGACGATTATCGTGTGA
- the rpmC gene encoding 50S ribosomal protein L29: MAIFRAHEVRQLSDVELVEQLEKLKLDLMQARGKVSAGGAPENPGHIRELRRTIARIQTEQNARRAVTQA; encoded by the coding sequence ATGGCCATCTTCAGGGCACATGAGGTCCGCCAGCTCTCGGACGTAGAACTGGTCGAACAGCTTGAGAAGCTGAAACTCGACCTGATGCAGGCTCGCGGCAAGGTCAGTGCAGGCGGTGCGCCTGAGAACCCTGGACATATCAGGGAACTCAGGCGGACCATCGCCCGCATCCAGACCGAGCAGAATGCACGGAGGGCCGTCACCCAGGCATGA
- the rplX gene encoding 50S ribosomal protein L24, with translation MVRIASKQPRKQRKIRYNAATHQRSRFLSAPLSRDLREEYKRRRARVVAGDTVLVLRGEHAGNEGVVDSVDTKKGMIEVHGVTVAKTDGTEVPRPVNPSNVVITKFKTDDSRRVAKLEERK, from the coding sequence ATGGTACGGATTGCAAGCAAACAGCCCAGAAAACAGCGTAAGATACGCTACAATGCAGCCACCCATCAGCGGAGCAGGTTCCTCTCGGCACCCCTTTCCCGGGATCTCCGTGAGGAATACAAGAGGCGCCGCGCCCGCGTCGTCGCTGGCGACACGGTGCTGGTGCTCCGTGGCGAGCATGCCGGAAATGAAGGCGTCGTCGATAGCGTGGACACAAAGAAGGGCATGATCGAGGTGCACGGCGTGACGGTGGCCAAGACCGACGGGACCGAGGTCCCACGTCCGGTGAATCCCTCCAATGTCGTGATCACCAAATTCAAGACCGACGACTCCCGCCGGGTTGCAAAGCTGGAGGAGAGGAAGTAA
- a CDS encoding 30S ribosomal protein S19 yields the protein MAKKTQKRLPRRREAFKYRGYSIEELQQMGTSELIPLMPARARRKFNRGISRDQETLLANVKKGEDHIRTHLRDMVIMPEMVGKTIEIYNGKEFVSVEIQPEAVFHYLGEFALTRRRVNHGTAGIGATRSSKYVPLK from the coding sequence ATGGCTAAAAAAACACAAAAAAGGCTTCCGCGGCGGCGGGAGGCGTTTAAATACCGCGGCTACTCCATTGAGGAGCTCCAGCAGATGGGGACAAGTGAACTGATCCCCCTGATGCCGGCCAGAGCACGGCGCAAATTCAACCGCGGGATCTCGCGGGATCAGGAGACCCTCCTCGCCAACGTGAAGAAAGGGGAAGACCACATCCGCACTCATCTGCGTGACATGGTCATCATGCCCGAGATGGTCGGCAAGACGATCGAGATCTACAATGGCAAGGAGTTTGTCAGTGTCGAGATCCAGCCTGAGGCGGTCTTCCACTATCTGGGTGAATTCGCCCTGACAAGAAGGAGAGTCAACCACGGTACCGCCGGTATCGGTGCGACCAGGTCTTCCAAGTACGTACCCCTGAAGTGA
- a CDS encoding galactose-1-phosphate uridylyltransferase, with the protein MFSVEEYAGGRVQVRREDLTGLTARLSPERITRDITPVYLPPRDEECPFCPGRVEHETPTFPDGGRIWCGESVTFPNLYPFASWHVVTVITRAHIVDHFSQKHLEDAFMGISEALSGRGGYASINWNFLSSAGASIAHPHLQGIADPGPTNLQGRYIRESRRYSREHGRSYWVDLVDRESASERFLFEDDGIVWFANPVPLGEREVRGILPGTTLADLGASISALVRGVLRVIGCYRALGTRAFNMAIYFGRPEDAEYFSAFCSLIARVNPNSSARTDSAFMERLHLEPVVMTLPEHLGAVFREMGGRE; encoded by the coding sequence ATGTTTTCGGTTGAAGAATATGCAGGCGGGCGCGTCCAGGTCCGTCGGGAAGACCTGACCGGTCTTACTGCCCGGCTCTCGCCAGAACGGATCACGCGAGACATCACCCCTGTCTATCTCCCTCCCAGGGACGAAGAGTGTCCCTTCTGTCCAGGGAGAGTTGAACACGAGACTCCCACCTTCCCTGACGGCGGCAGGATCTGGTGTGGTGAGAGTGTGACCTTCCCGAACCTCTACCCTTTTGCCTCCTGGCATGTGGTGACCGTGATCACCAGGGCCCATATCGTCGACCACTTCTCTCAAAAACACCTTGAAGATGCCTTCATGGGTATCTCAGAGGCCCTCTCCGGGCGCGGAGGGTATGCCTCGATAAACTGGAACTTTCTCTCCTCTGCCGGTGCAAGCATCGCCCATCCCCACCTCCAGGGGATCGCCGATCCAGGGCCTACCAACCTCCAGGGGAGGTACATCCGGGAGAGCAGGCGCTACTCCCGAGAGCACGGCCGGTCGTACTGGGTCGACCTTGTCGACCGCGAGTCTGCCTCTGAGCGTTTCCTCTTTGAAGATGATGGGATCGTCTGGTTTGCCAACCCGGTCCCGCTCGGCGAGCGAGAAGTGCGGGGGATCCTGCCGGGAACCACCCTTGCTGACCTCGGGGCTTCCATCTCTGCCCTGGTCAGAGGCGTCCTCCGGGTGATCGGGTGCTACCGCGCCCTTGGCACGCGAGCATTCAATATGGCGATCTACTTTGGGCGCCCCGAAGACGCTGAATACTTTTCTGCCTTCTGCTCCCTCATTGCGCGGGTCAACCCCAACTCCTCTGCAAGGACCGACTCGGCCTTTATGGAGCGCCTCCATCTCGAACCGGTCGTGATGACCCTGCCTGAACACCTGGGAGCAGTCTTTCGTGAGATGGGGGGGAGGGAATAA
- the rpl4p gene encoding 50S ribosomal protein L4, which yields MKANVRSTDGSVVREIELPVVFDELYRPDLIKKAVLAAQSIRLQPHGTNPFAGIRSSAESWGSGRGVAQLPRIKNGSRAAKIPQAKGGRAAHPPKAAKVLKRKINKQERWLALRSAVAATMVPELVAARGHRFEGDVPFVVDESFEALQKTSDIINALQALGLYADVERAKESKKVRAGRGKMRGRRYKQRKSVLIVTGDEPLRAASNLAGVDAISVYDLDVELLAPGTQAGRLTIWSESALKLMEEVE from the coding sequence ATGAAAGCAAATGTCAGATCAACCGACGGGTCAGTCGTCCGTGAGATTGAACTCCCGGTTGTCTTCGATGAACTCTACCGGCCTGACCTGATCAAGAAGGCGGTACTGGCTGCCCAGAGCATCAGGCTTCAGCCCCATGGCACCAACCCGTTTGCCGGGATCAGGAGTTCAGCCGAGAGCTGGGGGTCAGGACGCGGCGTAGCACAATTGCCCAGGATCAAGAACGGCTCAAGAGCCGCCAAGATCCCGCAGGCCAAGGGCGGCCGTGCGGCCCACCCGCCAAAGGCTGCAAAGGTTTTGAAGAGAAAGATCAACAAACAGGAGAGATGGTTGGCCCTGCGTTCCGCAGTCGCCGCTACCATGGTGCCGGAACTCGTCGCCGCCCGTGGTCACCGGTTTGAAGGTGACGTCCCGTTTGTCGTCGACGAATCCTTCGAAGCGCTCCAGAAGACTTCTGATATCATCAACGCCCTTCAGGCCCTTGGGCTCTATGCCGATGTCGAACGGGCAAAAGAGAGCAAGAAGGTCCGTGCAGGACGGGGTAAGATGCGTGGGCGCCGGTACAAGCAGCGCAAGAGCGTGCTGATCGTGACCGGTGATGAACCACTTCGTGCCGCCTCCAACCTTGCTGGTGTCGATGCGATCTCAGTCTATGACCTTGATGTCGAGCTTCTCGCTCCTGGTACCCAGGCGGGCAGGCTGACGATCTGGTCTGAGAGCGCACTCAAACTGATGGAAGAGGTGGAGTGA
- a CDS encoding ribonuclease P protein component 1, which produces MITPQTLLRHELTGLAVSVVKAGNPTYVGVSGRIVDETRNMLAVLTPTGEKKVEKKGTVFLFTLPDGVCAEVEGSALVARPEKRISMRKTR; this is translated from the coding sequence ATGATCACACCGCAGACCCTCCTTCGGCACGAACTGACCGGGCTTGCAGTCTCTGTGGTGAAGGCCGGGAACCCGACCTATGTCGGGGTATCTGGCCGGATTGTAGATGAGACTCGCAATATGCTGGCGGTCCTCACCCCTACGGGAGAGAAGAAGGTGGAGAAGAAAGGCACCGTCTTTCTCTTCACCCTCCCTGACGGGGTATGCGCCGAAGTCGAAGGGTCTGCCCTTGTGGCACGACCTGAAAAACGGATCAGCATGCGCAAAACCAGATAG
- a CDS encoding 50S ribosomal protein L3 produces MPNIHRPRRGSLAFSPRKRAKSQVPKYQSWPRHEGEPMLQAIAGYKVGMTHVVGVDDHKNSPTEGREIMVPVTIIEVPVMKVAAVRAYVADSYGKHPLTEVWAEDLDAALAKRMTLPKEHDRDAALKAIQEAVAAGKVTEIFALMYTQPAALSGVPKKVPELMETRIDGGSMEDRLNLATSLLGTEVDPLSLVTEGQYIDVTAITKGKGTEGPVKRWGIQVRKGKHSRGGKKRHIGNLGPWHPHHVRWQVPQMGQKGYQQRTEFNKRILKASADGTEIVPKGGFLHYGLVRNSYIMVKGSVPGPVKRLVRIRPAIRQGEHEVRTPAVNYVSLESKQG; encoded by the coding sequence ATGCCGAACATACACAGACCGCGCAGGGGTTCCCTTGCCTTCAGTCCGCGCAAGCGGGCAAAGAGCCAGGTACCAAAGTACCAGTCCTGGCCTCGGCACGAAGGAGAACCCATGCTGCAGGCGATTGCAGGGTATAAGGTTGGTATGACGCACGTCGTCGGCGTTGACGACCACAAGAACAGCCCGACCGAAGGGCGCGAGATCATGGTGCCGGTCACCATCATCGAAGTCCCGGTCATGAAGGTTGCGGCTGTGCGCGCCTATGTCGCCGACTCTTATGGAAAACACCCGCTGACTGAGGTCTGGGCTGAAGACCTTGACGCCGCCCTCGCAAAGAGGATGACGCTGCCAAAAGAACACGACCGCGATGCGGCCCTCAAGGCTATCCAGGAGGCCGTGGCGGCAGGGAAAGTCACCGAGATCTTTGCCCTGATGTACACGCAGCCGGCGGCCCTCTCAGGTGTCCCGAAGAAAGTGCCAGAACTGATGGAGACCAGGATCGATGGCGGGTCCATGGAAGACCGCCTCAACCTTGCGACGTCCCTCCTTGGCACCGAGGTCGACCCGCTCTCTCTGGTTACAGAAGGGCAGTACATCGACGTCACCGCTATTACCAAGGGGAAGGGTACCGAGGGTCCGGTCAAGCGCTGGGGTATCCAGGTCAGGAAGGGAAAACACTCCCGCGGCGGCAAGAAGCGCCACATCGGCAACCTTGGTCCGTGGCATCCTCACCACGTCAGGTGGCAGGTCCCGCAGATGGGCCAGAAGGGGTATCAGCAGAGGACCGAATTTAACAAGCGGATCCTCAAGGCCAGCGCCGACGGCACTGAAATCGTGCCCAAGGGTGGATTCCTCCACTACGGACTGGTCAGGAACTCGTATATAATGGTCAAGGGCTCAGTCCCCGGTCCGGTCAAGCGTCTCGTGCGCATCCGCCCGGCAATCAGGCAGGGCGAACACGAAGTGAGGACACCGGCCGTGAACTATGTCAGCCTGGAGAGCAAGCAGGGGTGA
- a CDS encoding 30S ribosomal protein S17 has translation MARDIGLNVPLPEKECSDVNCPFHGTLPVHGQVITGKVVSDRMNGTVVIGRDFLHYVRKYKRYEKRTSRYHAHLPECFDVKVGDMVRIAECRPLSKTTNFVVVEVI, from the coding sequence ATGGCGAGAGATATTGGGTTAAACGTCCCACTTCCTGAGAAGGAGTGCAGCGACGTGAACTGTCCGTTTCACGGCACCCTGCCGGTGCACGGCCAGGTGATCACCGGCAAGGTCGTGAGCGACCGCATGAATGGAACGGTGGTAATCGGACGGGATTTCCTCCACTATGTGCGGAAATACAAGAGGTACGAGAAGCGTACCTCCAGGTACCACGCCCACCTCCCGGAATGCTTCGACGTGAAGGTTGGTGACATGGTCAGGATCGCCGAGTGTCGGCCCCTGTCCAAGACAACCAACTTCGTTGTGGTCGAGGTGATCTGA
- a CDS encoding 5,10-methylenetetrahydromethanopterin reductase, which yields MSYGIEFVPGNISVKQVVKYVKLAESKDIDYAWITNHYNNRHCYPTLAAIAMSTDTIKMGPGIMNTFTDTPASIASFMCTLNEISDGRAVLGIGPGDLSTLPKIAIEGSKPVSRLREGVTQIRALCSGEEVKKTGEMEFFDYDGAKLTGVQLPSKKKGIPVYIGAQGPKMLELAGTMGEGSLINASNPKDFEIAIPIIKKAQEAAGRKKHDVGAYTAMSIDKSEKKARNAAKIVAAFIAAGSPPALLDRHGLDQNNVAKIKEALGRFDFKAVGGLVTDAEIDAFTIAGTPDMVAQKCEDLRAAGVTQIIFGSPLGPDMTNSIRLLGKYVV from the coding sequence TTGAGTTATGGAATTGAATTTGTGCCAGGCAACATCAGCGTAAAGCAGGTTGTCAAGTACGTGAAGCTCGCGGAGTCGAAGGACATCGACTACGCGTGGATCACCAACCACTATAACAACCGCCACTGCTACCCGACCCTGGCGGCTATCGCAATGAGCACCGACACGATCAAGATGGGCCCAGGTATCATGAACACCTTCACCGACACTCCGGCGTCCATCGCGTCGTTCATGTGCACCCTGAATGAGATCTCTGACGGCCGTGCCGTCCTCGGTATTGGCCCAGGTGACCTTTCGACCCTCCCGAAGATCGCGATCGAGGGGTCAAAACCCGTCTCCCGCCTGAGGGAAGGTGTCACCCAGATCCGTGCACTCTGCTCCGGTGAAGAGGTCAAGAAGACCGGCGAGATGGAGTTCTTTGACTACGACGGTGCCAAACTCACCGGCGTCCAGCTCCCAAGCAAGAAGAAGGGTATCCCGGTGTACATCGGTGCCCAGGGCCCCAAGATGCTCGAGCTCGCCGGGACCATGGGTGAGGGCTCCCTCATCAACGCCTCCAACCCCAAGGACTTTGAGATCGCTATCCCGATCATCAAGAAGGCTCAGGAGGCCGCAGGCCGCAAGAAGCACGACGTCGGTGCCTACACCGCCATGTCTATCGACAAGAGCGAGAAGAAGGCCCGCAACGCCGCGAAGATCGTTGCTGCGTTCATCGCTGCAGGCTCCCCGCCCGCACTCCTTGACCGCCACGGTCTCGACCAGAACAACGTCGCCAAGATCAAGGAGGCCCTCGGCCGCTTTGACTTCAAGGCCGTCGGTGGCCTCGTCACTGACGCCGAGATCGACGCTTTCACCATTGCAGGCACCCCGGACATGGTCGCCCAGAAGTGCGAAGACCTCAGGGCAGCCGGTGTCACGCAGATCATCTTCGGGTCCCCACTCGGTCCCGACATGACCAACTCGATCCGCCTGCTCGGCAAGTACGTCGTCTGA
- a CDS encoding 50S ribosomal protein L23, with the protein MVLKHPYVTEKAMMMLENENKIQVLVEQGASKDQIMREVEKAFEQPVKSIRTMMTMKGQKKAIINFENENAAEEILSRLGVM; encoded by the coding sequence ATGGTGCTCAAGCATCCGTATGTGACGGAAAAAGCGATGATGATGCTCGAGAACGAGAACAAGATCCAGGTTCTCGTCGAGCAGGGCGCTTCCAAAGACCAGATCATGCGTGAGGTCGAGAAGGCCTTCGAACAGCCGGTCAAGTCGATCAGGACCATGATGACAATGAAGGGTCAGAAGAAGGCCATCATCAACTTCGAGAACGAAAACGCCGCTGAGGAAATTCTCAGCAGGCTTGGCGTCATGTAA
- a CDS encoding Tfx family DNA-binding protein, giving the protein MKQGLLTDRQKEVLRYRKMGLTQQQVADIIQTSKANVCTIEKAAYENIGRARETLEFLYTLDSDHLCTIKAGTDLIEAASEIFQEAEKHGIKVKYNTIELVNRVQESNPGKFRARYVREDVEVYINQEGDLFFS; this is encoded by the coding sequence ATGAAACAGGGGCTTCTCACCGACAGACAGAAAGAAGTACTCCGGTACCGGAAGATGGGGCTCACTCAGCAGCAGGTCGCCGATATTATCCAGACTTCCAAGGCGAATGTCTGCACCATCGAGAAGGCGGCATATGAAAATATTGGCCGTGCAAGAGAGACGCTTGAGTTCCTGTACACCCTTGACTCAGACCATCTCTGCACCATCAAGGCCGGGACCGACCTTATTGAAGCAGCCTCCGAGATCTTCCAGGAGGCGGAAAAACATGGTATTAAAGTGAAGTACAATACCATCGAACTGGTCAACCGCGTCCAGGAATCCAACCCTGGCAAGTTCAGGGCGCGCTATGTCAGGGAGGACGTCGAGGTCTACATCAACCAGGAAGGGGATCTCTTCTTCAGCTGA
- a CDS encoding 50S ribosomal protein L22, translating to MARTGYSMQVKGENIARAKANELSISPKHSIEIARYIRGMKADAAIEYLEAVVAKKKAIPFKRFNMDVAHKKGLSGWDAGRYPVKASGEFIKLINQAKKNAEYAGLDPEKLVIVHTSANRGRAMRAIFPRAMGRATPKMRESVNVELIVKEVE from the coding sequence ATGGCACGGACTGGATATTCAATGCAGGTCAAGGGAGAGAACATCGCGCGCGCAAAGGCGAACGAACTGTCCATCTCCCCGAAACACTCCATCGAGATTGCCAGATATATCAGGGGCATGAAGGCCGATGCGGCCATCGAGTACCTGGAGGCAGTCGTCGCGAAGAAGAAGGCCATCCCCTTCAAGCGTTTCAACATGGACGTAGCACACAAGAAGGGGCTCTCGGGCTGGGACGCCGGTCGTTACCCGGTCAAGGCCTCTGGCGAGTTTATCAAACTCATCAACCAGGCAAAGAAGAACGCCGAGTATGCCGGGCTTGACCCCGAGAAACTCGTCATCGTTCACACGTCCGCCAACCGCGGCCGTGCGATGCGTGCGATCTTCCCGCGTGCGATGGGCAGGGCGACCCCGAAGATGCGTGAGAGCGTGAACGTCGAACTGATCGTGAAGGAGGTTGAGTGA